The following proteins are encoded in a genomic region of Burkholderia diffusa:
- a CDS encoding CBS domain-containing protein has protein sequence MNAAMLCTRDVAMCSARATVVEAAEMMRDAHAGDLIVVREQEGRCVPVGMVTDRDIVLTVVSPDAEAGSLFVGDIMSTPVAIANADDDIWLLAKRMRQHGVRRLPVVGGDGELIGIVSLDDLLRAAAALLDELRLVAARQPYFEEKQRG, from the coding sequence ATGAATGCCGCGATGCTTTGTACCCGCGATGTCGCCATGTGTTCGGCACGGGCAACCGTCGTCGAGGCGGCGGAAATGATGCGCGACGCGCACGCCGGCGATCTGATCGTCGTGCGCGAACAGGAGGGGCGATGCGTGCCGGTCGGTATGGTGACCGATCGCGACATCGTGCTGACGGTGGTCAGCCCCGATGCGGAAGCCGGCTCGCTGTTCGTCGGTGACATCATGTCGACGCCTGTCGCAATCGCGAACGCCGACGACGACATCTGGCTGCTTGCGAAGCGGATGCGCCAGCACGGCGTCCGACGATTGCCGGTCGTCGGCGGCGACGGCGAGCTGATCGGCATTGTCTCGCTCGACGATCTGCTGCGCGCGGCCGCGGCGCTGCTCGACGAGTTGCGGCTCGTGGCGGCCCGCCAACCGTATTTCGAGGAGAAGCAGCGTGGCTGA
- a CDS encoding nicotinate phosphoribosyltransferase — protein sequence MNGSWPDADVDDVLLTDWYELTMMQAAFDAGMNDMASFEFFVRALPEHRAFLMAAGLAPVLDYLSGLRFTAATLERLAATGRLRADFLASLAGFRFTGAVDAMPEGTVFFADEPILRITAPLREAQFVESRVMNLLHYATLVASKAARAALVAHGRLLVDFGMRRAHGAEAAMLSARASYLAGFAGTATLLAGLRYDIPVYGTMAHSYVQAHDDEALAFEHFARSQPDNALLLIDTYDTERAAHKVVELARRLASDNVRIKGVRIDSGDLAAHARNVRAILDHGGLTEATIFASGNLDEIRLRELVHQHAPIDGFGIGTQMSTSADAPCLDCAYKLVEYAGRARCKRSEGKATLPGRKQVFRQYDRDGRIAADSLGLDGERSDGMPLLRPVMIGGSRLAAPTLGESRIHAMRELSALPDSMQALAPVMPMQAAISPALATLVAQENARLDAYARQQAA from the coding sequence ATGAACGGATCCTGGCCGGACGCTGACGTCGACGACGTGTTGCTGACGGATTGGTATGAACTGACGATGATGCAGGCCGCGTTCGATGCCGGAATGAACGACATGGCCAGCTTCGAGTTCTTCGTCAGGGCGTTGCCCGAGCATCGGGCATTCCTGATGGCGGCGGGGCTGGCGCCCGTCCTCGACTATCTGTCGGGTCTGCGCTTTACGGCCGCCACCCTCGAGCGACTGGCCGCGACCGGGCGCTTGCGAGCGGATTTCCTTGCGTCGCTCGCCGGCTTCCGCTTTACGGGCGCGGTCGACGCGATGCCGGAAGGCACGGTGTTCTTCGCCGACGAACCGATCCTGCGGATCACGGCGCCGCTTCGCGAGGCGCAGTTCGTCGAGAGCCGCGTGATGAACCTGCTCCATTACGCAACGCTGGTTGCGAGCAAGGCCGCACGCGCTGCGCTCGTCGCGCATGGCAGGTTGCTGGTCGACTTCGGCATGCGGCGCGCGCATGGCGCGGAGGCGGCGATGCTGTCCGCGCGGGCCAGCTACCTGGCGGGTTTCGCCGGCACGGCGACCCTGCTCGCGGGGTTGCGCTACGACATTCCCGTGTACGGCACGATGGCGCATTCATACGTCCAGGCGCACGACGACGAAGCGCTCGCGTTCGAGCACTTTGCGAGATCGCAGCCGGATAACGCGTTACTGCTGATCGATACGTACGATACGGAGCGCGCGGCGCACAAGGTCGTTGAACTCGCGCGGCGCCTTGCGTCCGATAACGTGCGCATCAAGGGCGTCCGGATCGACAGCGGCGATCTGGCGGCGCACGCGCGCAACGTGCGCGCGATTCTCGATCATGGCGGCCTGACGGAAGCGACGATCTTCGCGAGCGGCAATCTCGATGAAATCCGGCTGCGAGAGCTTGTCCATCAGCATGCGCCAATCGACGGTTTCGGAATCGGCACACAGATGAGTACGTCGGCGGATGCACCGTGCCTCGACTGCGCGTACAAGCTCGTCGAGTATGCGGGCCGGGCGCGCTGCAAGCGATCCGAGGGCAAGGCCACGCTACCCGGCCGCAAGCAGGTGTTCCGGCAATACGACCGGGACGGCCGAATCGCCGCCGACAGCCTCGGACTCGACGGCGAGCGCAGCGACGGAATGCCGCTGTTGCGGCCCGTCATGATCGGCGGATCGCGACTCGCGGCCCCCACGCTCGGCGAGAGCCGCATTCATGCAATGCGCGAACTGTCCGCGCTGCCCGATTCGATGCAGGCGCTGGCGCCCGTCATGCCGATGCAGGCGGCGATTTCTCCGGCGCTGGCGACACTCGTCGCGCAGGAGAATGCCAGGCTGGACGCGTACGCGAGGCAGCAAGCGGCATGA
- a CDS encoding ribose-phosphate diphosphokinase, with protein sequence MERLPFSLFAFASCRAFGERIAARLGVTLAAHEERPFEDGEHKTRALASVRGHDVYVVQSLHGEPGISVNDKLCRLLLFIGALKDASAARVCAVTPYLCYSRKDRRSQPRDPVSTRYVAMLLEAVGVDRVVAIDIHNIAAFQNAFRCPTEHLEANGMLVEWFASQAGERPVVVVSPDAGGVRRAEDFRARLETRIGRPVDAAFAGKLRSGGIVTPKPIVGEVAGRCAVIVDDLIGTGTTLARTAEDCRTLGAQSVYAVATHGMFFDDAPVLLGGDALAGVAVTDTVPPWRVPAGPLKDKLAVLDSAPLFAEAIARIHRGGSLTDLLRR encoded by the coding sequence ATGGAACGACTCCCTTTCAGCCTGTTTGCGTTCGCCTCGTGTCGCGCGTTCGGCGAACGAATCGCAGCCCGTCTCGGCGTCACGCTCGCCGCGCACGAGGAACGTCCGTTCGAGGACGGTGAACACAAAACGCGCGCGCTTGCCAGCGTGCGCGGACACGACGTCTACGTCGTTCAGTCGCTGCACGGAGAGCCAGGCATTTCCGTCAACGACAAGCTGTGCCGATTGCTGCTTTTCATCGGTGCGTTGAAGGACGCGTCGGCCGCACGCGTCTGCGCGGTCACGCCCTACCTGTGCTACTCGCGCAAGGACCGCCGGTCTCAGCCGCGCGATCCGGTATCCACGCGCTATGTCGCCATGTTGCTCGAAGCAGTGGGTGTCGATCGTGTCGTCGCGATCGACATCCACAACATCGCAGCGTTCCAGAACGCGTTTCGCTGCCCGACGGAGCATCTCGAGGCGAACGGCATGCTGGTCGAATGGTTCGCCTCGCAAGCCGGCGAACGGCCGGTCGTGGTCGTATCGCCCGACGCAGGCGGCGTGCGACGGGCCGAGGATTTCCGTGCGAGGCTGGAAACGCGCATCGGGCGCCCGGTCGACGCGGCATTCGCCGGCAAGCTGCGCAGCGGCGGCATCGTGACGCCCAAGCCGATCGTCGGCGAGGTCGCCGGCCGTTGCGCCGTCATCGTCGACGACCTGATCGGTACCGGGACGACATTGGCCCGCACGGCCGAGGATTGCCGCACGCTCGGCGCACAATCCGTCTACGCGGTCGCGACGCATGGGATGTTCTTTGATGACGCGCCCGTACTGCTCGGCGGCGATGCGCTCGCCGGCGTCGCCGTGACCGACACGGTGCCGCCCTGGCGCGTGCCGGCCGGGCCGCTCAAGGACAAGCTCGCGGTGCTCGACAGCGCTCCGCTGTTTGCCGAGGCGATTGCGCGTATCCATCGCGGCGGCTCGCTCACCGACCTGTTGCGGCGCTGA
- a CDS encoding acetyltransferase, which produces MTHFDVFNGDADGICSLHQLRLEMPAESVLVTGPKRDIALLARVSAARGDIVTVLDVSLDVNRAALDALLARGVDVDYFDHHMPGAVPDHPRLHAHVDTAPDTCTSVIVDRYLAGRQRIWAVVGAYGDNLVGVAGRLAAACGLTDADAYRLQVLGESVNYNGYGDCPDDLFMAPLAVYTAVRPYADPLEFAKSPLARRLDANRRRDIARAARQRANIALPGADVYILPDTRWARRVRGVFANRLARGDATRAHAVLTVSASGGYIVSVRAPVSAPYGADRLCRAFPGGGGREGAAGINGLAPERLDAFVAALANAYPAA; this is translated from the coding sequence ATGACGCACTTTGACGTGTTCAACGGTGATGCGGACGGCATCTGTTCGCTTCATCAGCTCCGGCTCGAGATGCCGGCCGAGTCGGTGCTCGTGACGGGGCCCAAGCGCGACATCGCGCTGCTCGCGCGCGTGTCGGCCGCCCGAGGCGACATCGTCACCGTGCTGGACGTTTCGCTCGACGTGAACCGCGCGGCGCTCGATGCGCTGCTGGCGCGCGGGGTCGATGTCGACTATTTCGATCACCACATGCCCGGCGCCGTGCCCGACCATCCGCGCCTTCACGCGCATGTCGACACGGCGCCGGACACCTGTACGAGTGTCATCGTCGACCGGTACCTGGCGGGCCGGCAGCGAATCTGGGCGGTGGTCGGCGCGTACGGCGACAATCTCGTCGGCGTGGCCGGCAGGCTCGCCGCCGCTTGCGGCCTGACCGACGCCGATGCCTACCGTCTGCAGGTGCTCGGCGAATCCGTCAATTACAACGGTTACGGCGATTGCCCGGACGACCTCTTCATGGCACCGCTGGCCGTATACACGGCGGTGCGGCCATATGCGGACCCGCTCGAGTTCGCGAAGTCGCCGCTTGCGCGGCGGCTCGACGCCAACCGGCGACGCGATATCGCGCGTGCGGCGCGACAGCGCGCGAACATCGCGCTGCCGGGAGCGGACGTCTATATCCTTCCCGACACGCGCTGGGCGCGTCGCGTGCGCGGCGTTTTCGCCAATCGGCTCGCGCGTGGCGACGCGACACGCGCTCACGCGGTGCTGACGGTGTCGGCCTCGGGCGGGTACATCGTCAGCGTTCGCGCGCCCGTCTCCGCACCGTACGGCGCCGATCGTCTGTGTCGCGCATTTCCGGGGGGCGGCGGCCGGGAAGGGGCGGCCGGCATCAACGGGCTCGCGCCCGAGCGCCTCGACGCGTTCGTCGCGGCGCTGGCGAACGCGTACCCCGCCGCGTGA